In a genomic window of Mycolicibacter heraklionensis:
- a CDS encoding AMP-dependent synthetase/ligase has product MREFSVPAPFTVEEHDNVAAVVFEHERNSPDFVIYQRLVDGVWTDVTCATAAAQIRSAALGLISQGVAAGDRVVIFSATRYEWAILDYAILSIGAVTVPIYETSSAEQVRWVMQDSSAVVAFAETDAHAKIVNELAGDLPALRRVLTIDGSGAQALDELSEAAAGQDPAQLTARIDALRATDAATLIYTSGTTGRPKGCQLTHSNILHELRGTQAALPTLLAPGQRLLVFLPLAHVLARALSIAAFANKVTVGFTSDIKNLVPMFSVFKPTVVVSVPRVFEKVYNTAAQNAANDGKGRIFEIAAQTAVDWSEAIDHGGPGLLLRAKHALFDKLVYHKLRTALGGNCRASVSGGAPLGERLGHFYRGVGLSIYEGYGLTETTAAITVNPVSGMKVGTVGKLVPGNSMRVAEDGELLVRGGVVFNGYWRNEQATADAFTDGWFRTGDLAHIDADGYLKITGRKKEIIVTAGGKNVAPAVLEDQLRAHPLISQAMVVGDAKPFIGALITIDPEAIEGWKQRNSKADTATVADLTTDPDLIAEVDAAVKQANLAVSHAESIRKFQILPVDFTEATGELTPTMKVKRNVVAEKFADAIEAIYAKG; this is encoded by the coding sequence ATGCGTGAGTTCAGTGTTCCCGCGCCGTTCACCGTCGAGGAGCACGACAACGTCGCCGCGGTCGTCTTCGAGCACGAGCGCAACAGTCCCGACTTCGTCATCTACCAGCGTCTCGTCGACGGGGTCTGGACGGATGTCACCTGCGCCACCGCCGCCGCGCAGATCCGTTCGGCCGCGCTGGGCCTGATCAGCCAGGGCGTGGCGGCCGGCGACCGGGTAGTCATCTTCTCGGCGACACGCTACGAGTGGGCCATCCTGGACTACGCGATCCTGTCCATCGGCGCGGTGACCGTACCGATCTACGAAACGTCGTCGGCCGAGCAAGTCCGATGGGTGATGCAGGACTCCAGCGCGGTGGTGGCGTTCGCCGAAACCGACGCCCACGCCAAGATCGTCAACGAACTCGCCGGCGACCTGCCCGCGCTGCGGCGGGTGCTGACCATCGACGGCTCGGGCGCCCAGGCCCTCGACGAGCTCAGCGAGGCCGCCGCCGGCCAAGACCCGGCACAGCTCACCGCGCGGATCGACGCGCTGCGGGCCACCGACGCGGCGACGCTGATCTACACCTCGGGCACCACCGGGCGGCCCAAGGGCTGCCAGCTCACCCACTCCAACATCCTCCACGAGCTGCGCGGCACGCAGGCTGCGCTGCCCACCCTGCTGGCTCCCGGCCAGCGCCTGCTGGTCTTCCTGCCGTTGGCGCACGTCCTGGCCCGTGCACTGAGCATCGCGGCCTTCGCCAATAAGGTGACGGTCGGGTTCACCAGTGACATCAAGAACCTGGTGCCGATGTTCTCGGTGTTCAAGCCAACGGTGGTGGTCTCGGTACCGCGGGTGTTCGAGAAGGTGTACAACACCGCCGCCCAGAACGCCGCCAACGACGGCAAGGGCCGCATCTTCGAGATCGCGGCCCAGACCGCGGTGGACTGGAGCGAGGCCATCGATCACGGCGGGCCGGGCCTGTTGCTGCGCGCCAAGCACGCCCTGTTCGACAAGCTCGTCTATCACAAGTTGCGCACGGCGCTGGGCGGCAACTGCCGCGCCTCGGTCTCCGGTGGGGCGCCGCTGGGCGAACGGCTGGGCCACTTCTACCGTGGTGTCGGCCTGTCCATCTACGAGGGCTACGGGCTGACCGAGACCACCGCCGCCATCACCGTCAACCCGGTCAGTGGCATGAAGGTGGGGACCGTCGGAAAGCTGGTGCCCGGCAACAGCATGCGCGTCGCCGAAGACGGCGAGTTGCTGGTGCGCGGCGGAGTGGTGTTCAACGGCTACTGGCGCAACGAGCAGGCCACCGCCGATGCGTTCACCGACGGCTGGTTCCGGACCGGCGACCTGGCCCACATCGACGCCGATGGCTACCTGAAGATCACCGGCCGTAAGAAGGAGATCATCGTCACCGCCGGCGGCAAGAACGTCGCCCCCGCGGTGCTCGAGGACCAGCTGCGCGCGCACCCGCTGATCAGCCAGGCGATGGTCGTCGGTGACGCCAAGCCGTTCATCGGCGCGCTGATCACCATCGACCCCGAGGCCATCGAGGGCTGGAAGCAGCGCAACAGCAAGGCCGACACCGCCACGGTGGCCGACTTGACGACCGACCCCGACCTGATCGCCGAGGTGGACGCGGCCGTCAAGCAGGCCAATCTGGCGGTCTCGCACGCCGAGTCGATCCGAAAGTTCCAGATCCTGCCGGTCGACTTCACCGAGGCCACCGGCGAGCTGACGCCCACGATGAAGGTGAAGCGCAACGTGGTCGCGGAGAAGTTCGCCGACGCGATCGAGGCGATCTACGCCAAGGGCTGA
- a CDS encoding polyketide cyclase / dehydrase and lipid transport yields MNSIQVADETFVAASGEQVGAAVGDPSSWQRWWPDLQLQVVEDRADKGIRWTVSGPLTGTMEIWLEPMLDGVLLHYFLHAEPTGVTGRQLARLNLAKLNHRRRVAGKRMAFEVKDRLERSRPVGVPPIAVS; encoded by the coding sequence ATGAACAGTATCCAGGTTGCCGACGAGACGTTCGTCGCCGCTTCCGGCGAGCAGGTCGGCGCGGCAGTCGGCGACCCGTCGAGTTGGCAGCGGTGGTGGCCCGACCTGCAGCTGCAGGTGGTCGAGGATCGCGCCGACAAGGGCATTCGGTGGACGGTGAGCGGGCCGCTGACCGGCACTATGGAGATCTGGCTGGAGCCGATGCTCGACGGCGTACTGCTGCACTACTTCCTGCATGCCGAACCCACCGGTGTGACCGGCCGGCAGCTGGCCCGGCTGAACCTGGCGAAGCTGAACCACCGCCGCCGGGTGGCCGGCAAGCGGATGGCCTTCGAAGTCAAGGACCGCCTTGAGCGTTCCCGGCCGGTGGGGGTCCCTCCGATCGCCGTCAGTTGA
- a CDS encoding SRPBCC family protein — MADKTAQTIYIAADPDTVMKVIADIGAYPDWVSEYTEAEVLETDADGYPKVARLVLDAAVIKDTMVLDYDWSADRRSVRWSLASSSLLKALNGEYRLTPKGSGTEVLYELSVDLMIPMIGLLKRKAERRLTDTALKDLKKRAEAE, encoded by the coding sequence GTGGCGGATAAGACAGCTCAGACGATCTACATCGCGGCGGATCCGGACACGGTGATGAAGGTGATCGCCGACATCGGCGCTTACCCCGACTGGGTCTCGGAGTACACCGAGGCCGAAGTGCTCGAAACCGATGCCGACGGTTACCCGAAGGTGGCGCGGCTGGTGCTCGACGCAGCCGTGATCAAGGACACCATGGTGCTGGACTACGACTGGTCGGCGGACCGTCGATCGGTGCGCTGGTCCTTGGCGTCGAGTTCGCTCCTGAAAGCCCTCAACGGCGAATATCGCCTGACGCCCAAGGGATCCGGAACCGAGGTTCTATACGAGTTGTCGGTGGATCTGATGATTCCGATGATCGGCCTGCTCAAGCGCAAAGCGGAGCGGCGGCTGACCGACACCGCACTGAAGGACCTGAAGAAGCGAGCAGAGGCTGAGTGA
- a CDS encoding ArsA family ATPase, translated as MAAISLFVGKGGVGKSTCAAATAVSLACAGDRVLLISTDQAHSVGDVLGLPVPPSGARDPIPVAVDDAGAGGGRLDVLALDTLALLERHWAGVVDVLAVRFPESDLGSVAPEELSALPGVQEVLGLHEVGELADSGQWDRVVVDCASTADAMRMLTLPATVALYAERSWPRHRRLSGTEDPRSTALVELIERISRAAERLAERLTDETTVTAHLVLTAERVVAAEAIRTLGALSLTGVRVAELIVNQILLQDDSYVYTNLPAHPAFDWYAERIGEQSSVLEEVDRAIGDVAMVLVPHLAGEPIGPKALGDLLANSRRRDGSAPPGPVRPVVDRESGSGLGAVYRLRLELPQVDSGALSLGRSGDDLIIGAGGTRRRVRLASVLRRCTVVDATLRGSELTVRFRPDPDVWPVTGDEEVRR; from the coding sequence GTGGCTGCGATCAGTCTGTTCGTCGGCAAGGGCGGCGTAGGCAAGTCCACGTGTGCGGCGGCGACCGCTGTCTCGTTGGCATGCGCTGGAGACCGGGTGCTGCTGATCTCCACCGACCAGGCCCATTCGGTCGGGGACGTGCTCGGCCTGCCGGTGCCCCCCAGCGGTGCCCGGGACCCCATCCCGGTGGCCGTCGATGACGCCGGAGCCGGCGGTGGGCGCTTGGACGTGCTGGCGCTGGACACGCTGGCTCTGCTTGAGCGGCACTGGGCCGGCGTGGTCGACGTCTTGGCCGTACGGTTCCCGGAGTCGGATCTGGGCAGCGTTGCGCCCGAAGAACTTTCGGCGCTTCCCGGTGTCCAGGAGGTGCTGGGCCTGCACGAGGTCGGCGAACTCGCAGACAGTGGGCAATGGGACCGGGTCGTCGTCGACTGCGCGTCCACCGCCGATGCGATGCGGATGCTGACCCTGCCGGCGACCGTGGCGCTCTACGCCGAGCGGTCCTGGCCGCGGCACCGTCGGCTCAGCGGAACCGAGGACCCCCGGTCGACCGCCCTGGTCGAGCTGATCGAACGGATCAGCCGCGCCGCCGAGCGGCTTGCCGAGCGGCTGACCGATGAGACGACGGTCACGGCGCACCTGGTGCTGACCGCCGAGCGCGTGGTGGCCGCCGAAGCCATCCGGACCCTGGGGGCGCTGTCGCTGACGGGTGTGCGGGTCGCAGAGCTGATCGTCAATCAGATTTTGTTGCAGGACGATTCGTACGTCTACACCAACCTGCCGGCCCACCCCGCGTTCGACTGGTACGCCGAGCGGATCGGTGAACAGAGCAGTGTCCTCGAAGAGGTCGACCGCGCCATCGGCGATGTGGCGATGGTGCTGGTCCCGCACCTGGCGGGTGAGCCGATCGGCCCCAAGGCGCTGGGTGATCTGCTCGCGAACAGCCGCCGCCGCGACGGGTCGGCGCCACCGGGTCCGGTGCGGCCGGTGGTCGACCGGGAGTCCGGTTCCGGGCTGGGGGCGGTGTATCGACTGCGGCTAGAGTTACCCCAGGTCGATTCCGGTGCGCTGAGCCTGGGGCGATCCGGAGACGATCTGATCATCGGTGCGGGTGGCACCCGACGTCGGGTTCGGTTGGCGTCGGTGCTGCGGCGGTGCACGGTCGTGGACGCAACGCTGCGTGGCAGCGAACTGACGGTGCGCTTCCGGCCGGATCCGGACGTGTGGCCGGTGACTGGCGATGAGGAGGTGCGACGTTGA
- a CDS encoding lysophospholipid acyltransferase family protein gives MWYWLVKYVFFGPLLALIGRPKVEGLENIPDEGAAILASNHLAVMDSFYLPLVVRRRITFLAKSEYFTGTGIKGWLTRAFYTAVGQVPIDRNDSDAAQAALTTAQRILAQGKLLGIYPEGTRSPDGRLYKGKTGLARLALHTGVPVIPVVMVGTNVVNPPGTKMLRFGRVTVRFGEPMDFSRFEGMADNRFIERAVTDEVIYELMRLSGQEYVDIYAASVKNGVPQQDGATGQPVARFPETAAG, from the coding sequence ATGTGGTACTGGTTGGTCAAGTACGTCTTCTTCGGGCCTCTGCTGGCTCTGATCGGGCGGCCGAAAGTCGAGGGCCTGGAGAACATCCCTGACGAGGGTGCGGCCATCCTGGCCAGCAATCACCTGGCCGTCATGGACAGCTTCTATCTGCCACTGGTGGTGCGCCGGCGGATCACCTTCCTGGCCAAGTCGGAATACTTCACCGGCACCGGGATCAAGGGCTGGCTGACTCGCGCGTTCTACACCGCAGTCGGGCAGGTTCCCATCGACCGCAACGACTCTGACGCCGCGCAGGCCGCGCTGACCACCGCCCAGCGGATCCTGGCGCAGGGCAAGCTGCTCGGTATCTATCCCGAGGGCACCCGCTCGCCCGACGGCCGGCTGTACAAGGGCAAGACCGGACTGGCCCGGCTCGCGCTGCACACGGGCGTCCCGGTGATCCCGGTCGTGATGGTCGGTACCAACGTCGTCAACCCGCCCGGCACCAAGATGCTGCGCTTCGGCCGGGTCACGGTCCGCTTCGGCGAGCCGATGGACTTCTCCCGTTTCGAGGGGATGGCCGACAACCGTTTCATCGAACGTGCTGTCACCGACGAGGTGATCTACGAGCTGATGCGGCTGTCCGGCCAGGAATACGTCGACATCTACGCCGCCAGCGTCAAAAACGGTGTCCCGCAACAGGACGGGGCAACAGGTCAGCCGGTTGCCCGGTTTCCGGAGACCGCGGCGGGCTGA
- a CDS encoding glycosyltransferase 87 family protein, with amino-acid sequence MTTSRPPDPGRRHGGISGWAVWWIFTLLTVTALGYTTWRALGSTPYHIDVDVYRMAAQAWRAGRPLYGEDWFQTQIDGTVLPFTYPPIAAVLFAPLTWVSLGTAAAALTILSTLLLVVSITIVLTGLGVRFDARPGSGPDWWHRGVVAVAIVAASIWLDAEPIWANFDFGQVNAVLMTLVIADCVPRRTYWPRGALLGVAVALKLTPAVFLLYFLLRRDRRAAMTTVVSFLAATLVGFAMAWSDSWQYWTHTVRDTDRIGGASLNTNQNLAGALARLPLDDHVRSVLWLAGCLLVLAAMWWAARQVIAAGEPILALVCVALFGLVVSPVSWSHHWVWMLPAVVVTVVVAYRHRAVGLGVLSVVGVALMMRSPIELLPEHHEAGAAWWRQLAGTSYVWWALAMIVTAGATLRPGPRTSPDQPAAVSGNRATG; translated from the coding sequence ATGACTACATCGCGGCCGCCCGACCCGGGCCGTCGGCACGGGGGCATCAGCGGTTGGGCCGTTTGGTGGATCTTCACGCTGCTGACGGTTACGGCTCTGGGCTACACGACGTGGCGGGCGCTGGGCAGCACGCCGTACCACATCGACGTCGACGTCTACCGGATGGCGGCACAGGCCTGGCGTGCGGGCCGGCCGCTCTACGGCGAGGACTGGTTCCAAACCCAGATCGACGGGACGGTGCTGCCGTTCACCTATCCCCCGATCGCCGCGGTGTTGTTCGCCCCCCTTACCTGGGTGTCGCTGGGCACCGCGGCCGCCGCGCTGACCATCCTCTCGACGCTGCTTCTGGTGGTCTCGATCACCATCGTGCTCACCGGCCTGGGGGTCCGCTTCGACGCGCGGCCCGGCAGCGGGCCGGACTGGTGGCACCGCGGTGTGGTGGCGGTGGCGATCGTGGCGGCGTCCATCTGGTTGGACGCCGAACCGATCTGGGCCAACTTCGACTTCGGCCAGGTCAATGCGGTGTTGATGACGCTGGTGATCGCCGACTGTGTGCCACGGCGCACCTACTGGCCGCGCGGCGCGCTGCTGGGTGTCGCGGTGGCGCTGAAGCTGACCCCGGCGGTGTTCCTGCTCTACTTCCTGTTACGCCGCGACAGGCGCGCCGCGATGACCACCGTGGTGTCGTTCCTGGCGGCGACCTTGGTGGGGTTCGCGATGGCCTGGAGCGACTCCTGGCAGTACTGGACGCACACCGTCCGCGACACCGACCGCATCGGTGGGGCGAGCCTGAACACCAACCAGAACCTGGCCGGCGCGCTGGCTCGGCTGCCGCTGGACGACCACGTGCGCTCCGTGCTGTGGCTGGCGGGTTGCCTGCTGGTGCTCGCGGCGATGTGGTGGGCGGCCCGGCAGGTGATCGCCGCCGGTGAGCCGATTTTGGCGCTGGTCTGCGTGGCACTGTTCGGGTTGGTGGTGTCACCGGTGTCGTGGTCGCACCATTGGGTGTGGATGCTGCCGGCCGTGGTGGTGACGGTGGTGGTGGCCTACCGGCATCGAGCGGTCGGGCTGGGCGTGCTCAGTGTGGTGGGGGTGGCGCTGATGATGCGCAGTCCGATCGAGTTGCTGCCCGAACATCACGAGGCCGGCGCGGCGTGGTGGCGCCAACTGGCCGGGACGTCCTACGTGTGGTGGGCGCTGGCGATGATCGTCACGGCCGGCGCGACGCTGCGGCCCGGCCCCCGGACGAGTCCGGATCAGCCCGCCGCGGTCTCCGGAAACCGGGCAACCGGCTGA
- a CDS encoding polyadenylate-specific 3'-exoribonuclease AS has translation MRYFYDTEFIEDGRTIELISIGVVAEDGREYYAVSTEFDPDRAGPWVRTHVLPKLPSPASQAWRPRSRIRADLEEFFGVERGEPIELWAWVGAYDHVVLCQLWGTMPDLPAPIPRFTRELKQLWEDRDQPPLPPRSTGSHDALVDARDQLRRFQVITGSELA, from the coding sequence GTGAGGTACTTCTACGACACCGAGTTCATCGAGGACGGCCGCACCATCGAGCTGATCTCGATCGGTGTGGTCGCCGAGGACGGGCGCGAATACTATGCGGTCTCCACCGAGTTCGACCCGGATCGGGCGGGGCCGTGGGTGCGCACCCATGTACTGCCGAAGCTGCCGTCGCCGGCGTCACAGGCCTGGCGGCCGCGCAGCCGGATCCGCGCGGATCTGGAGGAGTTCTTCGGCGTCGAGCGCGGCGAGCCGATCGAGTTGTGGGCCTGGGTGGGCGCCTACGACCACGTGGTGCTCTGCCAGTTGTGGGGCACCATGCCCGATCTGCCGGCGCCGATCCCACGTTTTACCCGTGAGCTCAAACAACTGTGGGAGGACCGGGACCAGCCGCCCCTGCCACCTCGGTCGACCGGCAGTCACGATGCGCTGGTGGACGCCCGCGACCAGCTGCGCCGTTTCCAGGTCATCACCGGCAGCGAACTGGCCTGA
- a CDS encoding class II 3-deoxy-7-phosphoheptulonate synthase, whose product MNWTVDVPIDQLPALPPLPADLRERLDAALARPAVQQPSWPADQAKAMRTVLESVPPITVASEIERLKAQLAQVARGEAFLLQGGDCAETFTDNTEPHIKGNIRTLLQMAVVLTYGASMPVVKMARIAGQYAKPRSADIDALGLKSYRGDMINGLAADAAVREHDPSRLVRAYANASAAMNLVRALTSSGLASLELVHDWNREFVRTSPAGARYEALAGEIDRGLKFMSACGVADRELQTAEIYASHEALVLDYERAMLRMADVAGTPQLYDLSAHYVWIGERTRQLDHAHIALAEVIANPIGVKLGPTTTPDQAVEYVERLDPHNVPGRLTLISRMGNSKVRDLLPGIIEKVQATGHQVIWQCDPMHGNTHEASTGHKTRHFDRIVDEVQGFFEVHHALGTHPGGIHLEFTGEDVTECLGGAQDISDADLGGRYETACDPRLNTQQSLELAFLVAEMLRG is encoded by the coding sequence GTGAACTGGACCGTTGACGTACCCATCGACCAGCTGCCGGCGTTGCCGCCGCTGCCCGCGGATCTGCGCGAGCGCCTCGACGCCGCGCTGGCCCGGCCGGCCGTCCAGCAACCCAGCTGGCCCGCCGACCAGGCCAAGGCCATGCGTACCGTGCTGGAGAGCGTCCCGCCGATCACAGTGGCGTCCGAGATCGAGCGCCTCAAGGCGCAGCTGGCCCAGGTCGCCCGCGGGGAGGCATTCCTGCTGCAGGGCGGCGACTGCGCCGAGACCTTCACCGACAACACCGAGCCGCACATCAAGGGCAACATCCGCACCCTGCTGCAGATGGCCGTGGTGCTGACCTACGGCGCCAGCATGCCGGTGGTCAAGATGGCCCGCATCGCCGGTCAGTACGCCAAGCCGCGCTCGGCCGACATCGACGCGCTGGGGCTGAAGTCTTACCGCGGCGACATGATCAACGGCCTGGCTGCGGATGCCGCGGTGCGCGAACACGACCCGTCGCGGCTGGTGCGGGCCTACGCCAACGCCAGCGCCGCGATGAACCTGGTGCGGGCGCTGACGTCGTCGGGCCTGGCGTCGCTGGAACTGGTGCACGACTGGAACCGGGAGTTCGTCCGCACCTCGCCGGCGGGTGCCCGCTACGAGGCCCTGGCCGGTGAGATCGACCGTGGCCTGAAGTTCATGAGCGCGTGCGGGGTCGCCGACCGGGAGTTGCAGACCGCCGAGATCTACGCCAGCCACGAAGCTTTGGTGCTCGACTACGAGCGGGCCATGCTGCGGATGGCTGACGTCGCAGGCACACCGCAGCTCTACGACCTGTCGGCGCACTACGTGTGGATCGGCGAGCGGACCCGCCAGCTCGATCACGCCCACATCGCGCTCGCCGAGGTGATCGCCAACCCGATCGGGGTCAAGCTCGGTCCTACCACCACACCGGACCAGGCAGTCGAGTACGTGGAACGTCTTGACCCGCATAATGTCCCGGGGCGACTCACCCTGATCAGCCGGATGGGGAACAGCAAGGTGCGCGACCTGCTGCCGGGGATCATCGAGAAGGTGCAGGCCACCGGACACCAGGTGATCTGGCAGTGCGACCCGATGCACGGCAACACTCACGAGGCCTCCACCGGCCACAAGACCCGGCACTTCGATCGGATCGTCGACGAGGTACAGGGGTTCTTCGAGGTGCATCACGCGCTGGGCACTCACCCCGGCGGCATCCACCTGGAGTTCACCGGGGAGGACGTCACCGAGTGTCTCGGTGGCGCCCAAGACATTTCGGACGCGGACCTGGGCGGCCGCTACGAGACGGCGTGCGACCCGCGGCTCAACACCCAGCAGAGCCTGGAGTTGGCCTTCCTGGTCGCGGAGATGCTGCGCGGCTGA
- a CDS encoding protein kinase domain-containing protein: MTGAWGGDALAGALLDGRYRVGARIATGGTSTVYRGLDERLDRPVAVKVMDLRYAGDQQFLTRFQLEARAVARLKDPGLVAVYDQGFGTPHDPGQPFLVMELVEGGTLRELLNERGPMPPHAVAAVLRPVLGALGIAHRAGLVHRDVKPENILISDDGDVKVVDFGLVRALAAAGITSTNVILGTAAYLSPEQVRDGNAGPASDVYGVGVLTYELLTGQTPFSGDSALTVAYQRLDHDIPPPSSAIDGVPGEFDDLVARATAREPAERYADGLEMAHAVDVISERLALPAFRVPAPRNSAQHNAAPPRRAAERPVPPAHQTLHMTRGPADWVDDTDTQYQLVTGQFGGVELSQFVLERQHARRMVVIWLAVLFAVTTLVAALAWTLGNNVGALL, from the coding sequence GTGACTGGAGCGTGGGGCGGCGACGCACTGGCGGGCGCCCTGCTCGACGGCCGGTACCGGGTGGGCGCCCGGATCGCCACCGGCGGCACCTCCACGGTGTACCGCGGTCTCGACGAGCGCCTGGACCGCCCGGTCGCGGTCAAGGTGATGGATCTGCGCTACGCCGGTGACCAGCAATTCCTGACCCGGTTCCAGCTCGAGGCCCGAGCGGTCGCCCGGCTCAAAGACCCCGGGCTGGTCGCGGTCTACGACCAGGGTTTCGGTACCCCGCACGACCCCGGGCAGCCGTTTCTGGTGATGGAACTCGTCGAGGGCGGGACGCTGCGAGAGCTGCTCAACGAACGTGGCCCGATGCCGCCGCATGCGGTCGCCGCGGTACTGCGGCCGGTGCTGGGGGCACTGGGGATCGCGCACCGGGCCGGGCTGGTGCACCGTGACGTCAAACCGGAGAACATCCTGATCTCCGACGACGGCGACGTGAAGGTGGTCGACTTCGGGTTGGTCCGCGCCCTCGCGGCGGCGGGAATCACCTCCACCAACGTGATTTTGGGCACCGCGGCCTACCTGTCACCGGAGCAGGTCCGGGACGGAAACGCCGGACCCGCCAGCGACGTGTACGGGGTCGGCGTGCTCACCTACGAGCTGTTGACCGGACAGACACCCTTCTCCGGCGATTCGGCGTTGACGGTGGCCTACCAACGACTGGATCACGATATCCCCCCGCCGAGTTCCGCCATCGACGGGGTCCCAGGCGAATTCGACGACCTGGTTGCCCGGGCGACCGCCCGTGAACCGGCGGAGCGCTATGCCGACGGGCTCGAGATGGCGCACGCAGTCGACGTGATCAGCGAGCGGCTGGCACTGCCGGCGTTTCGGGTGCCGGCCCCCCGCAATTCCGCTCAGCACAACGCGGCCCCGCCCAGGCGCGCCGCCGAGCGCCCGGTGCCGCCGGCGCACCAGACACTGCATATGACTCGCGGGCCGGCTGACTGGGTGGACGACACCGACACCCAATATCAGCTGGTGACAGGGCAATTCGGCGGAGTCGAACTGAGCCAGTTCGTGTTGGAGCGCCAGCACGCCCGCCGGATGGTGGTCATCTGGCTGGCCGTGTTGTTCGCGGTCACCACGCTGGTCGCCGCGTTGGCGTGGACGCTGGGCAACAACGTCGGCGCGCTGCTGTAG
- a CDS encoding Rv2175c family DNA-binding protein: protein MSSIPASEDVLEPDEPTFDLPTVAEMLGVPVTKVHQYLRDNHLVAVRRAGVLVVPQVFFTADGDVVKSLPGLLALLHDGGYQQTDIVRWLFTPDSSLSLTRDGVRESIDNARPIDALHAHQAREVMRRAQAMAY from the coding sequence GTGAGCAGCATTCCGGCCTCCGAAGACGTGCTTGAGCCCGACGAACCCACCTTTGATCTGCCGACGGTCGCCGAAATGCTCGGGGTGCCAGTCACCAAGGTGCACCAGTACCTGCGCGACAATCATCTGGTCGCGGTGCGGCGGGCCGGCGTGCTGGTGGTCCCGCAGGTGTTCTTCACCGCAGACGGGGACGTCGTCAAGAGCCTGCCGGGGCTACTGGCACTGCTGCACGACGGCGGATATCAGCAGACCGACATCGTGCGGTGGCTGTTCACCCCGGATTCGTCGCTGTCGTTGACCCGCGACGGCGTGCGGGAGTCGATCGACAACGCCCGCCCGATCGATGCGCTGCACGCACATCAGGCCCGCGAGGTGATGCGCCGGGCGCAAGCCATGGCCTACTGA